A section of the Cololabis saira isolate AMF1-May2022 chromosome 6, fColSai1.1, whole genome shotgun sequence genome encodes:
- the agr1 gene encoding anterior gradient 1, whose amino-acid sequence MLRWFVLVLSISICAAAEDPKKRVNLQTLAKGWGIGITWVQSYENGLSDMVKSQKPLMVIHHQDNCPYSQALKTAFGADRTIQKMAKEDFIMLNVVEETQDPNLAPDGYYVPRILFVDPSMTVRTDITGKYQNRLYAYEPADMEQLALNMMRAKVLLHPEL is encoded by the exons ATGCTTCGCTGGTTTGTCCTCGTGTTGTCCATCAGCATCTGTGCTGCTGCCGAAGATCCGAAGAAGAGAGTGAATCTTCAGACCTTGGCAAAAG GATGGGGAATTGGTATTACCTGGGTCCAAAGTTATGAGAATGGACTATCGGACATGGTCAAGAG TCAGAAACCTCTGATGGTCATTCATCATCAAGACAACTGCCCATACAGTCAAG CACTAAAGACCGCGTTTGGTGCTGATAGGACCATCCAGAAAATGGCCAAAGAGGACTTCATCATGCTCAACGTGGTG GAGGAGACTCAGGATCCGAATCTGGCACCTGATGGCTATTATGTTCCCAGAATCCTCTTCGTTG ATCCATCGATGACTGTGCGTACAGACATTACTGGAAAGTACCAGAACCGCCTCTACGCCTACGAACCGGCTGACATGGAGCAGT TGGCTTTAAACATGATGAGAGCCAAGGTGTTGCTACACCCTGAACTCTGA